The segment GTATTATCATTTACCATTGGCTCTGCTTTTGCAGGACTTGGTGGAGCGCTCTATGCTCACTTTCTGTCCTATATTAACCCGATAGATTTCGGTTTTATGAAATCGATAGAGCAACTTTGTATGCTAGTATTAGGTGGCATGGGCAGTATTACAGGGGCTGTTTTTGGAAGTATTGTTTTAAGTACAGTGCCTGAAATTTTAAGGTTTGCATCTGAATACAGAATGGTTACTTATGGTATTGTTTTGATACTTATGATGGTGTTTAGACCTCAAGGGCTTTTTGGTAAAATTAAGGTTAATGTGTAAGGTGCTGATATGAGTGATGTTATTTTAAAAGTAGATAAAGTATCAATGCATTTTGGTGGTTTGAAAGCCGTAGATAATGTAAGTTTTGATATAAAGCAGGGGGAGATTCTAAGCTTGATTGGGCCTAATGGTGCTGGGAAAACAACTGTTTTTAATGTAATTACCGGTGTATACACTCCGACATTTGGCACTGTAACATTTAAAGGTGAAAATTTAAATGTATTAAAGCCTTATAAGGTTACTGCTTTAGGTATTGCAAGGACATTCCAAAATATCAGGCTTTTTGCACAGTTAACTGTTTTGGATAATATATTGCTTGCAATGCATTGTAGAAGAAAAACAAATTTACTGGAATCTGTATTTAAATTGCCAAGATACAGGTTTGAATCAAAGGCGTGTGTAAAAAAAGCTGAAGAGCTTTTAGATTATATGGGCTTACTTGGCGAGAAGAATGAACAAGCCCAAAATCTTCCATATGGTAAGCAGAGAAAGCTTGAGATAGCAAGGGCTATGGCAACTGATGCCGAGTTATTGCTTCTTGATGAGCCTGCTGCAGGAATGAATCCACAAGAAACAGAAGAATTAATGAACTTAATAAGAAAAATTAGAAAAGATTTAAGCAAAACTATATTCTTAATTGAGCATGATATGAAGCTTGTTATGGGTATTTCTGACAGAATTATTGTTTTTGACCATGGTCAGCTTATTGCTGAAGGGTTGCCTGAAGAGATTAGAGCTAATAAAAGAGTAATTGAAGCATACTTAGGAAAAGAGGTTGATGATGCTGAAACTGCATAAAATACATACTAAATACGGACACATTGAAGCTTTGAAAGGTATCGATATTCATGTAAAAGAGGGCGAAATTGTCGCTATAATAGGTGCTAACGGCGCCGGAAAGACAACGACTCTTAATACCATTTCAGGTATATTAAAGCCTGTTGCAGGGACAATAGAATATATGAATCATGATATTACAAAGTGGCCCACCGACAAAATTGTCGCTGAAGGCTTGATACAGGTGCCTGAGGGGAGGCAGATATTCCCACTACTAACCGTAAAAGAAAATCTTATGATGGGCGCATACTTAAGGAAAGATAAGCTTGAAGTCGCTAATGATTTGGAAATGGTATATAACTTATTTCCAAGACTTAAAGAGCGTGAAAAGCAGTTGGGTGGGACTCTGTCTGGTGGCGAACAACAGATGCTTGCTATTGGAAGGGCATTGATGTCAAAACCAGCGCTGTTGCTTCTTGACGAACCTTCTCTTGGACTTGCTCCGATTATTGTTCAAAATATTTTCAAGATTATTGTTGATATCAATAAAAAGGGCACCACAATAATGCTTGTGGAGCAAAATGCCCATATGGCTCTTTCAATTGCCCATAGAGGCTACGTGATGGAGACAGGAAAGATTATATTGGAAGATGATGCGAAAGCATTATTGAACAACGATGAAGTAAAGAGTGCATATTTAGGCGGTCACTAATACACGGCAGGATACATTTTTGTATCCTGCATTTTTTTGTATTGACTGTTCATTATTTTGAAATTAGTATTAAAATATAATACATTGAACAAAAAAAGGAGAGGTGCCTTATGAATAACTATAACAATTCCATTGTAAACATCCCTTTTCCGGAAAATGAAAAGGTTTATGATTATGCTCCGGGAAGTCCCGAGAGAGAGAAGCTTATTCAAGCTATAAATGAACTTAGGTCACAGAAAATAGAAATACCCCTTTTAATTGGTGGTAAAGAAATAAAAACCGGTAAAACTGCAAAAGTTGTTTGTCCTCATGATCATCAGCATGTATTGGCTGAATATCATTTGGCTGGAGAAGAAGAGATAAAGCTTG is part of the Deferrivibrio essentukiensis genome and harbors:
- a CDS encoding ABC transporter ATP-binding protein; the protein is MSDVILKVDKVSMHFGGLKAVDNVSFDIKQGEILSLIGPNGAGKTTVFNVITGVYTPTFGTVTFKGENLNVLKPYKVTALGIARTFQNIRLFAQLTVLDNILLAMHCRRKTNLLESVFKLPRYRFESKACVKKAEELLDYMGLLGEKNEQAQNLPYGKQRKLEIARAMATDAELLLLDEPAAGMNPQETEELMNLIRKIRKDLSKTIFLIEHDMKLVMGISDRIIVFDHGQLIAEGLPEEIRANKRVIEAYLGKEVDDAETA
- a CDS encoding ABC transporter ATP-binding protein — its product is MLKLHKIHTKYGHIEALKGIDIHVKEGEIVAIIGANGAGKTTTLNTISGILKPVAGTIEYMNHDITKWPTDKIVAEGLIQVPEGRQIFPLLTVKENLMMGAYLRKDKLEVANDLEMVYNLFPRLKEREKQLGGTLSGGEQQMLAIGRALMSKPALLLLDEPSLGLAPIIVQNIFKIIVDINKKGTTIMLVEQNAHMALSIAHRGYVMETGKIILEDDAKALLNNDEVKSAYLGGH